The following DNA comes from Methanosarcina vacuolata Z-761.
GGTTTCTATTCCCTGAAATGAGACCTTAAGGTCCCTTATTTCAAGCAATGTATTCCCTTCAAGTACTGTATTCCCTTCAAGTACTGTATTCCCTTCAAGCGATGTGTTCCTTTCAAGCAATATGCTCCTGGAATGGGCTTTCATAGCGTGTCTACACCTTCTCTTGAGTGTTCTTCTTCCTTTGCTTCAAGCCCGAAACCTATCAGCGCGATAGACAGTACACAGAGGGTGATACAGATCCCTGGAGGCATATACCACCACCACATATCCCGAATAAAACCACCTTGAGAAAAAGCAAAAGAAAGCGTCATTCCCCAGCTTTTCATGCTTACGTCGCCAAGTCCCAGGAAAGAAAGGGATGCCTCAGAAATCATTGCCGAAGCAGTTGCCAGCATGAATTTGGGAAACAGGACGTGGATAATGTTTGGGAATATATCTGATTTCATGATGTGGTAAGAGGAAAAACCCATACACTGAGCACTTTTTACGTAACCTGCTTCCCTGAGCTGTAAAGTCTTTGAACGGGTGACTCTGGCAGTGGATTCCCAGGAAAGAAGCCCCAGTATAGCTATCAGGATCCAGATGCTCGGCTTCAGAAATGCTCCAAGGACTATAATAAGGGGGATTTTGGGGATAACAAGGACAACATCAGTAAAGCCCATTAACAGCTCATCAATGATTCCTCTGAAATAGCCTGCACAGAGACCTAACGTAGTCCCGATGAGAGTTGAGATCAGGGCTGCCATAAAACCTACTGTCATTGAGATCCTTGCCCCAAACACCAGTTCTGAAAGGACATCATTTCCTATGTCATTTGTCCCAAGCAAGTGTTCTTCAGACGGGGCTTCGTAGGGTATGAAACGCTCTTCTGGGGCATAAGGAGCAAAAATTGAAGGAAAAAGAGCCATAAAAATGAAAAGTACAAAGAGAAGAACGCCTATCCAGTTGGATACTCCCTGGAAACCTTTCTGTTTCTGAAAAATCCAGAAAGAAGGTTCTCCAGGAAATTCAAAGCGGGAAGCTTCGGATTTTTTCTCAGAAAAACCTTCAATGCCTGCTTCTTTCATACAGGGAATATCAGTACAGTCAGATTGATTCATCCAGGCCTCCTCTCACCCTGGGGTCAATTAAGGCATAAAGCAGGTCAGCAAACATATTTGCTAGCAGAACGGTAAGGGCGATTACCAGAAATGCTCCTTGAAGCAGAGGGTAGTCTTTTCCCATTATTGCATTGTATATCATGACCCCCATCCCGTTTAAGGAAAAGATGATTTCTATAAACAGCGCTCCGCTGAAGAGAAAACCGAAATCCAGGGCAAGCAGGGTAATTATCGGGAGGGAGGCGTTTTTTATGATATGCCTGAAAAGTATATCGGTATTGTACAGGCCTTTTGCTCTGGCATACAGTGCATAAAGCTGCTCCTTTTCCTGAATTACGCTTCCTCGCATGACCAGAAAGTTTCTGGATGCTGAAAAGACAGACATTACACAGATAGGTAAGAAAAGGTGATGCAGCACACTTCCGAGTTCAGGGGTGTCATAAAAGCCTTTGGAGGGAAAGAGCCCCAGTTTAAAAGAAAAGAGATAGAGGGTCAGGAGGGCAAGAAAGTAAGGTGGGATACAGGAAAGTACCACAAAAATAAAACCTGTAAAATGGCTCATTTTTCTTTCCGGTTTCCAGCCTGCAAGGGCACCGAGAAAACATCCAAGCAAGGCCCCGATAACCACTGATACTCCCACGAAAATTAGTGTCCAGCTCATCTTATCCAGAAGAATTTCTGCTACAGGGGCATGGAGGTGATAGGAATACCCCAGGTCAAGGCGCAGGAGGTTGGAAAGATAGGAGGTGAACTGCTCGGAAAGGGGCAGATTAAGCCCCAGTTCTGCCCTCAGTTCTTCCATCACTTCTTCTGAAACATAAGCGTCTTCACCAATCAGGTTTTTTACCGGGTCTCCAGGCATGAGCCTCGGGAGGGTAAAGTTGATGACAATTATCAGCATCAACGAGGCAAAATACCTGGTTACTTTTCTTGCTATTTCTGACATTGCTCTATTTCTGACATCGCTCTTTTTACTCTGTTCTTGCTATCTCTGATATCGCTCTTTTTAGTCTGTTCTTGCTATCTCTGATATCGCTCTTTTTACTCTGTTCTTGCTATCTCTGATATCGCTCTGATTACCCGTTTTCTTCAATCGGATTTCTTCTTCCGAGACTGAGTTTTACGCCTCCACCTTCGTTACATTTGTAAAAGTATCCAGGTTATATATTCCGTAAAGTGGATCCGCGTACCAGCCTTCGAAGTGCCTGTTAAATGGAGTAACCGTCTTGCTCCAGTAGAGGGGAATTGCAGGCAGATTTTCTGCATAGTAGTCCTGAAGCTCGTATGCATACTTCTGAAGTTCTGCAGAGTCCGTGGTTGCAAGGATGTTATCGCAGAGTTGCAGGAACACAGGGTCTTCTACATTATGCATAACTCCCTGGCCTGTCCGCCTGGAATCAAAATAGCCGCTTCCCCAACTTGAGTGCATAAGCATACCCCAGGGAGTGGAACGCGTTACTGTCAGGTCATAATTGTAACTGTCTTTAAGAGTAATCCAGGTATCTGAATCCACAGTTTTGAGGTCTGCAGAAAGCCCAATGTTTTCAAAGTATTCATCGAGAAGTTCGCCTGTTCTGGCGTAATCAGGTCGGATGAGGATTTCAAGCTTTATGTCTTTTCCATCTTTTCCTTCCAGTATTCCATTCCCGTTGCTGTCCGAATATCCGGCTTTTTCCAGGATTTCTCTGGCTTTTTCGGGGCTGTACTCCAGTTTTTCGGTTTCCTTATAATTTTCCATGGATGATGGCACAAAACCACGATTCGGAACTTCTCCGTACCCCAGGGTTTCAAGACTTGCAAGTTCTTCATAATTTATAGCATAGGCCAGGGCTTCCCTGAATTCCTCATCTGAAAACGGGGCTTTTTTCAAATTGGGAGCAAGGAAAACAAGCCCGATACTGGTCTTTTCCATGAAGTCAAAATTTCCAGTTTTATTAAGTTCTTCTATACTTGAGTAAGGGTATGATCCCGCATATTTATAGTAAGTGTCAGCTTCTCCATTTTTAAGGGCTAGAGTGGCAACATCCACATTTGAGTAAAAATGGATCTCGACAGTTTTGAATTCAGGAGCCTTTCCTTTCCAGTATGGGTTTTTCTCAAAAACCAGTTTTCCGGCATTGAGGTATATCAGTTTTAGATAGTAGGGCCCGCAGCCGACATAAGGGCCGTTGTTTGTGTATTCTACCGGGTCCTCGATATTTTTCCACACATGAGCAGGGAGGATATCATAGGTTGCAAACTCCATACTGACCCGGGTGTAAGGCTTGTTAAATTTGAAGGTCACTGAATTGTTGGCATCCGAAACTGTTGAGTTTTCCAGGGTATCATTAATCCAGCTTGCCCAGGGGGTTTTTTCACCGTAGTAGCGGATTGAGAACTCAACATCTTCTGGTGTTACTTTTTCTCCGTCATTCCAGTAGAGGTCGTCTCTGAGGTAGAAGGTCCAGAGCGTGTTATTTTCCGATACACTGTAATTCTCTGCAAGCTGCCCTACAATATGTCCTTCCGAATCCATTTTCATGAGTGGCGGGTTTGAAAGATGGGCAAAAACCCCCAGACCTGTATCTCCAACCAGGGACGCAGACTCTATTACGTCCGGAGTTGCAATTTTCAGGACTGCGTCTTCAGAATCTGCTGACTGCTGAATGTCTGCAGCGCCGATTTTGGAAATTTCTCCTGAACTCTGCAGGTCCCCTTCTCCTGAGAACAGGCTTTTTACATATGTGATAAACCGGTCAAAAAATCCTTCTTCCGGGGCTGTCTGGTTGTTTTCAGAATCTTCCTGCCCTACCGCTCCTGAAGAAAATACGGTTGAGCAAAAGGTAAGAACAAGTATTGTAAGGATAATCGTTCGCTTTAATCTTACTTTTAATCCCAATCCCATTAAGTGTTTTATTTGTTTCATCTACTGCTTTCCCCTTTTTGAGCTCTTATCATCCAGGTTTCAAAAACATTTTTACAGACTGCAAATAGTCCTACAGACTGCAAATAGTCCTACAGACTGCAAATAGTCCTACAAACTGCAAATAGTCCTACAGATCCTAATTACTTCTTGAGTAACATTTCTAATCTTTGAATCGGGAACTTTTCCCATCATAGTAATAATTAACAATAATATCATATATAGTAGTTAAAAATAATACAAATTATTCATTTTTTATGCTAAATACTCTAAACAACTTCATAATATAAACTTTTTGATATTTTACTATTCAAAAAATAGACTGGGGAAAGCCCTTTTATGCAGGTTGATTCGAGTCATTAAAAAACTGAAAAAATCGCACTTTTAATTTTGTTTCTCGATTTCAATCTGCCTTTCAATATCTTTTGCCAGATTTTCTGCCGAATGAATGTAGACTGATGCAGGAAGCCCCGTGTTTGAGATCATATAAAACAGGTTCATGGTTGTCCTGTTGAGGCCAGGAAAACTGCTCAATAGGGTGCTTCTGGAGATTTTGACCATTGTATCAAGAGATTTTATCCCGGTAAGGTAGCCTTCTATGTCCCTGTTTTTCTGGCTTTTTTCAAAAATCAGATCTATCCAGGTATTCATTTCGTCGATCAAAAGCTCTCTGGTAAGGTCTTCGGGAACGATGTAACTTTTTCCCTGCGTTACGTTTTTGAAAAATTCATTGAAATTATCTCCTTTTGCAAGGGTGTATACTTTACCGATTCTTCCTGTATGAGTATCGGTTGTCGCGGCAATACCTTTGCCAAGGTTTTCTGCAAGAGCAATTGTAAGTTCGTTTTTCTGCTTGAGTTCGTGCATATTGTATTCCAGTACAGGGAAAAGTTTTGCCAGCCTGGGGACTGAAGACGGATTCGGTACACTGTGAAACTCAAACCAGAATGGATGGTTATAAATAAAAGGAAGCTTGTGCCGCCTGAGGTATTTGATAAAGCTTCTCAGGTCATGTTCGATTTCCGCAATTTCCATGAGCTCAAAGAACTCCTCCCTGTCAAGCTCGAAAATATTAATATGAAGCGAATGCCCTGCAAACTCCGGGTCATATACACTTATTTCAACCCCGGGGATAAGCTTTTCACGGTTCCACCCGAGAATTTCATATGCCTCAATGGTATCGTGGTCTGTAAATGTCACGTAATCCATTCCCATCTTTAGAGCCTTCTCATAAAGGCTCTCTGGGTGCAGGTCTCTTACAGGAAGCACGTCAAAAGAACAGGTTGTATGAACGTGCAGGTCTGCTCGCCTCCAGCCCTCTTCTATAAGCTCAACTGCTTGTTCCGGAGTTATCAGTTTCTCCTCGTAATTTCTCGACCCTCTCCCCATAGGCGTAAAACCTTGAACTTTTATTCAATTTTGATTATTTTTAGCAAGTTTTTAATTTATCCCCAATATAGTATATCCTTTTTTTAGATTAAGGTTTTCCGGAAGAATTCCTGGAAAAATTACAGGCCCACAAATGAAATATTACAGGTTCACAAATGAAATTTTTTGTGTTGAATGCAAATTCAGATCCAGGCCCTTCAAAGGTAAACTCCAGTGGTCATCACCCAAACAGCTTGGAAGATACAGAGTCTTGCAAAAGACAACATTATCCCGTTCTATGATGTGGTAGAACTCGGCGGTAAAGCCAGAAAACATAAAAGAGTGCTCGGAATTTCCCTAAAAGAAGCAAAGTCTCCTGCACTTTCTATGGAGATTATTGAGAAATTGGAACGCCGCTCAAAAAAGAAATTCTTCTGGAAAGAGAGACAGAAGGAGATACGCAGCCATAGAAGCAATTAAGTTAGGTCATGCTCGATTTATAAAATCAAATGCATTAAGCGTCATGGCTAAAATGACGAATCTGGTGGCCTCTTAAACATTTTTAGCTAGAAATCAGATAATTAAACATCTTCCTGATGTTGAGACCATAAAAATTTAATAGAACTTAAAAGAACCTTAAATGTGATACTTAAATAATTGAACTAAAAAACAAAAGTTGCTATACGTTGTTGTTTTAATTTGTATTTTAGGTAGTTAATGTTTAGTGCTACTTTTTCATCAGTTCAACTGCTAAAGTCCTAGCTAAAGAAGTTTTTGTGTAGAATGTCCTAAAAGGAGGTTATATATGGATAGTTCTTCTTTGAAGCCCGATCTAGCTTACGAATTCAAGTTCAAAATACCAGAGAATAAGACTGTTCCTTTCCTTTATCCAGAATCACCTGAATTTCAGGTTATGCCAAAGGTTTTTGCCACTGGGTTCATGGCTGGATTATTTGAATGGACCTGTATTCAAGCAATAAATCCCTATCTAGACTTTCCCGTTGAGCAGACTGTAGGTACCGATGTTAAATTAAGCCATTCGGCGGCTACTCCACCCGGTTTGACCGTTACGGTAAAGACAAAATTGGAAAAAATAGAGGGAAGGAAGCTCACTTTTTCAATTATGGCTGATGATGGCGTTGACAAGATTTCTGAGGGCACAGATGAGAAATTTATAATCGACGCTGCCAAATTTAACTCCAAGGCAGAAGCCAAAGCTAAAAGTGCCAGTAATTGAAGGGATAATCATGCCTCATATAATGGAAATAATGGGAAAAACAAGGGTAGTAGTAAAGGATGGTAAAGTAATAGAAGTTGGAGAGGCTGAACTTGAGTGGTGTCCTCTCATTGACAAGCTAAGCGGTGTACAGAAAATTACCTCTGAAGAAGTCAAAAAGAATGTGGAGTTTAAGATAAAAGAATACGGAATGTTCACAGCCAAGCGACATCTCCTTGGACATGATACTTTCGTAGCTTTTGGAGCCTCAGAAATAATGATGTCTGGCTTGCGAAGCGGTTTTCTTGATACAACTGTAACCGCCTGTGATGGAGCAGGTACTGTTATATCCAATAATCCAGAGCTTGTTCAGGGTATAGGAGGCAGGATGTCAGGTCTGGTCGAAACTGAACCTATTGAGGATGTCATAAATGGAATTCAAAAACTCGGTGGAATTATCCTCGATACTAAAACTGCATCTATAGACCCCGTTGGCGGAGTTAAAAAAGCTGCGGAACTTGGTTACAAAAAAATCGCAGTCACCACTGCTGATTCAAAAACTGCAAAAAATCTGAGGGAAATTGAGACTGAACTTGGGCTTGATCTTATAGTAATTGCGGTACATGTTACAGGAGTCAGCAAGGAAGAAGCTCAAGGTCTTCTGGAAAATTCAGACCTGGTGATCAGTTGTGCTTCTAAGTATATAAGGGAGCTTGCAAAACCCATAGTTCAAGTAGCTGCTGCAATTCCACTATTTGCCCTTACTAAGAAAGGAAAAGAATTAGTGATTGAGAGGGAAAGAGATATTGAAAGCCCAATTTTGATAACTACTACAGAACTGCCAGTTGTGCCTAAACATAAGCAGCCGCGGGATTTGAAGTAAAGGGTTATGTGCGGTATGTGGAAGCTTTGAGTATTTTTCAGTTTTCTTAGAGCCTATCAATGTTTCAGCTCCAGAAAGCACACAACACACTTATTTTTCGGATAGCTCTAATAGCCTTAAATACCCCCATTGCAACCGGAACAGTTATCGCACGATTTTGCTTTCATATAGTTGCCGCGCATGATCAGGAATGTGCATTCAGCTATCTTGTAGACGACCTCTTTGGTATCGTCACCAACGCTTACAGTATTATCATCAAAGACTAACTTAATCGGCACAGTTTCAAACTCAGTTGTCAGGCCCGGCCTTAACGTTGGAAAAATTATTTCCTTTTCGCCATTTTTTTTCCGGACTGTAATGATGTCAAAAGTAGTGAGAGAAGTTAATCTTCCTCTTTCGTCAAAGCACACGGAGTTTTTATCCGCATCAATTCCAAGTGCATCTGCATCATATGCATTTATCGAGCCAATAGGGGTTTCAATTGTGAATGGTTCTGCAGGTTCTACAGATTGTATGCTCCCATCTTCAAAAAGCTTAAATCCGATTCGAACTGGCATTTTTCCTGCAGGTGTGTCAATTATAATTCGTTCATTCGGCCACAAAATCAGGCTTCTAACTTTTCCGTCCGGATAAAACCGCAAACCTATTATTTTTGCATAAAAGTCCCCAAATGGGAATGAAAAATGGAATTTTTGTGCAAGTTCGCCTTCTTCTTCCTCTGACCAGAAACCGCTGATCTGGCCGTTTAGAGGGAACAAACTATTGATTGATCCGTCCTCAAAAAAAGTAACCAGTTCGGCTGGAAATGTTCCTGTTGGTGTGCTTATTTCAGTCTGCTGTTCTAGAGAAATGCTTTTAATTTTTCCACTTTTATAAAAAGACAGTACTGCTAACTGCTTTTTTCGAAATCCTGGATCACCATATTGTGGAACAAGATCTCCGTACTTTGTGTGAATCAAATTATACTCTTCAAGCTTACAGTCCTTCAGTTCACCACCATCATATGTGGTAAAGCTCGTTATTCCTTTGAGTCCACTTGTTTCAACAGTTAACATTATGTACCATCCTGGGTTAAAAACTAATTAAGTTCTTAGCTTTATATATTTGAGACAAATTCTGCATATTTTTGTATTTTTAGTCATTTTAATATAATTAAAATTATATTTTATATATTAACTAAAAACATGCTAAACAAAAACATGCTAAACAAAAACCTTAACGACCTTTGATTTCTTCAGAGATTTCATTAGAAATACTAGCGTTGATTCACTACTTCGATTAATTTGTCTGACTGATTTTGATTAATTTGTCTGACTGATTTTGATTAATTTGTCTGACTGATTTTGATTAATTTGTCTGATTAATTTGATCATTCGTCACGTTATTATCAAGATATACTTTTGAATAAAATGTTTTTACCTCTTTGTTCAGGTCAATTTTCACTTTATCCGGATAAAGCATTTTTGCGGTCCACAGAAGCCCCATCAGTGATTGTGTCCGGTCAAGCATCTCGTATTTTGTAGATGCGTAAACACGCTTATTCTTTACGGCAGCAATATCTTTCCAGGCGTCTTTCGAGAGAATTTCATCACGACCTTTCGCAGTTTTGGTAATAATAACATCTGGATTCCACTGATAGATTTGTTCCAGTGAAACCTGGATTTCTTCACTTGTATTGGCCGATTCCATTTGTGGATTTGCTTCCATGAAGCTTATGCCCCCCGCCAAACTGATGATAGACGCCATAATGGTTCTGGACCCAACCGTCTTGGTGACATCTGGTTGCGCATAATACACTTTGAGCTTATCACTTTCATTAATTTTCGAGGTTTTATCGGTAACCTTTTTGATGGTTTCATCCCAGTAATCCCCAAGCTCGTTTCCTTCTTTTTCATTTCCAACAATTTTACCGATTAATCTCCATGAATCTGCAATCTCTTCAAGCGTATCTTTTGACGCAGCAACGAATGGAATGCCAACTTTTTTTTGTTCGGATTCGATTTTTGTATCCTTTGTTAACGTTATTACTATCTGAGGACTGACTGCTAAAAGATCTTCTACGTTCATGTCGCTGTGGAATTCTCCATTAATCGGAAGAGCCAGCAGCCTCTTTTCTTCATCATCTGACATAAATTCTAGCCGTTCAGTAAACTGCTTGTCCACACTCACAAGTTTTTCCGGTGCCAGCCTCCATACCATTTGGCACGGTATCGGATGTAACACTGAAATCCTGATAATATCAGCAGGCAATGTAATTTTTCTGCCTGCTAAATCGGTAATTTCCCGAGTATCTGACAGTGCAGTGTCCGATATTGTTGTT
Coding sequences within:
- a CDS encoding ABC transporter substrate-binding protein translates to MKQIKHLMGLGLKVRLKRTIILTILVLTFCSTVFSSGAVGQEDSENNQTAPEEGFFDRFITYVKSLFSGEGDLQSSGEISKIGAADIQQSADSEDAVLKIATPDVIESASLVGDTGLGVFAHLSNPPLMKMDSEGHIVGQLAENYSVSENNTLWTFYLRDDLYWNDGEKVTPEDVEFSIRYYGEKTPWASWINDTLENSTVSDANNSVTFKFNKPYTRVSMEFATYDILPAHVWKNIEDPVEYTNNGPYVGCGPYYLKLIYLNAGKLVFEKNPYWKGKAPEFKTVEIHFYSNVDVATLALKNGEADTYYKYAGSYPYSSIEELNKTGNFDFMEKTSIGLVFLAPNLKKAPFSDEEFREALAYAINYEELASLETLGYGEVPNRGFVPSSMENYKETEKLEYSPEKAREILEKAGYSDSNGNGILEGKDGKDIKLEILIRPDYARTGELLDEYFENIGLSADLKTVDSDTWITLKDSYNYDLTVTRSTPWGMLMHSSWGSGYFDSRRTGQGVMHNVEDPVFLQLCDNILATTDSAELQKYAYELQDYYAENLPAIPLYWSKTVTPFNRHFEGWYADPLYGIYNLDTFTNVTKVEA
- a CDS encoding ABC transporter permease, which translates into the protein MSEIARKVTRYFASLMLIIVINFTLPRLMPGDPVKNLIGEDAYVSEEVMEELRAELGLNLPLSEQFTSYLSNLLRLDLGYSYHLHAPVAEILLDKMSWTLIFVGVSVVIGALLGCFLGALAGWKPERKMSHFTGFIFVVLSCIPPYFLALLTLYLFSFKLGLFPSKGFYDTPELGSVLHHLFLPICVMSVFSASRNFLVMRGSVIQEKEQLYALYARAKGLYNTDILFRHIIKNASLPIITLLALDFGFLFSGALFIEIIFSLNGMGVMIYNAIMGKDYPLLQGAFLVIALTVLLANMFADLLYALIDPRVRGGLDESI
- a CDS encoding ABC transporter permease; translation: MNQSDCTDIPCMKEAGIEGFSEKKSEASRFEFPGEPSFWIFQKQKGFQGVSNWIGVLLFVLFIFMALFPSIFAPYAPEERFIPYEAPSEEHLLGTNDIGNDVLSELVFGARISMTVGFMAALISTLIGTTLGLCAGYFRGIIDELLMGFTDVVLVIPKIPLIIVLGAFLKPSIWILIAILGLLSWESTARVTRSKTLQLREAGYVKSAQCMGFSSYHIMKSDIFPNIIHVLFPKFMLATASAMISEASLSFLGLGDVSMKSWGMTLSFAFSQGGFIRDMWWWYMPPGICITLCVLSIALIGFGLEAKEEEHSREGVDTL
- a CDS encoding PHP domain-containing protein, translating into MGRGSRNYEEKLITPEQAVELIEEGWRRADLHVHTTCSFDVLPVRDLHPESLYEKALKMGMDYVTFTDHDTIEAYEILGWNREKLIPGVEISVYDPEFAGHSLHINIFELDREEFFELMEIAEIEHDLRSFIKYLRRHKLPFIYNHPFWFEFHSVPNPSSVPRLAKLFPVLEYNMHELKQKNELTIALAENLGKGIAATTDTHTGRIGKVYTLAKGDNFNEFFKNVTQGKSYIVPEDLTRELLIDEMNTWIDLIFEKSQKNRDIEGYLTGIKSLDTMVKISRSTLLSSFPGLNRTTMNLFYMISNTGLPASVYIHSAENLAKDIERQIEIEKQN
- a CDS encoding thioesterase family protein is translated as MDSSSLKPDLAYEFKFKIPENKTVPFLYPESPEFQVMPKVFATGFMAGLFEWTCIQAINPYLDFPVEQTVGTDVKLSHSAATPPGLTVTVKTKLEKIEGRKLTFSIMADDGVDKISEGTDEKFIIDAAKFNSKAEAKAKSASN
- a CDS encoding ABC transporter substrate-binding protein: MRTKKSPLSLFIVLCLLITLPILLVSGCSQKTSDFMDTTSNPKAEITAATNIEQETTISDTALSDTREITDLAGRKITLPADIIRISVLHPIPCQMVWRLAPEKLVSVDKQFTERLEFMSDDEEKRLLALPINGEFHSDMNVEDLLAVSPQIVITLTKDTKIESEQKKVGIPFVAASKDTLEEIADSWRLIGKIVGNEKEGNELGDYWDETIKKVTDKTSKINESDKLKVYYAQPDVTKTVGSRTIMASIISLAGGISFMEANPQMESANTSEEIQVSLEQIYQWNPDVIITKTAKGRDEILSKDAWKDIAAVKNKRVYASTKYEMLDRTQSLMGLLWTAKMLYPDKVKIDLNKEVKTFYSKVYLDNNVTNDQINQTN
- a CDS encoding methanogenesis marker 8 protein, whose amino-acid sequence is MPHIMEIMGKTRVVVKDGKVIEVGEAELEWCPLIDKLSGVQKITSEEVKKNVEFKIKEYGMFTAKRHLLGHDTFVAFGASEIMMSGLRSGFLDTTVTACDGAGTVISNNPELVQGIGGRMSGLVETEPIEDVINGIQKLGGIILDTKTASIDPVGGVKKAAELGYKKIAVTTADSKTAKNLREIETELGLDLIVIAVHVTGVSKEEAQGLLENSDLVISCASKYIRELAKPIVQVAAAIPLFALTKKGKELVIERERDIESPILITTTELPVVPKHKQPRDLK